Proteins encoded in a region of the Zea mays cultivar B73 chromosome 4, Zm-B73-REFERENCE-NAM-5.0, whole genome shotgun sequence genome:
- the LOC100383826 gene encoding uncharacterized protein LOC100383826: MGGEGSTSPAPGGAACAVCGGAAVVYCVADAAALCSPCDAAVHAANLLASRHERVPLSMAAVPSASGAYDDLFAPDDVDAAAPAQAQGLGSPRNGSSSASFTTSGDSGAEGSSLFDFDLLSGVDLAACVTDGVAPLHHDDAAPLWAQPGLAVAWATAWSPADSAAAVVAAAAEREARVQRYREKRKNRRFHKTIRYASRKAYAEARPRIKGRFVKRAAGTSSSSSSGAGTPDDGNDATGAAAKFWLSFSDDARDGFYVDAGAYGVVPSFYRVRSEQLTS; encoded by the coding sequence ATGGGAGGCGAAGGCAGCACAAGCCCAGCGCCTGGGGGAGCCGCCTGCGCGGTCTGCGGCGGCGCCGCGGTGGTGTACTGCGTGGCGGACGCTGCGGCGCTCTGCAGCCCCTGCGATGCCGCTGTCCACGCCGCAAACCTGCTGGCGTCGCGCCATGAGCGCGTGCCTCTTTCCATGGCCGCCGTGCCGTCCGCATCAGGCGCGTACGACGACCTGTTCGCGCCCGACGACGTCGACGCGGCGGCGCCCGCGCAGGCGCAGGGGCTGGGCAGCCCCCGGAACGGCAGCTCGTCGGCGAGCTTCACCACCAGCGGCGACAGCGGCGCGGAGGGCAGCAGCCTGTTTGACTTCGACCTGCTGTCTGGCGTGGACCTCGCGGCCTGTGTCACGGACGGCGTGGCGCCCCTCCACCACGACGACGCTGCACCGCTGTGGGCGCAGCCTGGCCTGGCCGTCGCGTGGGCGACCGCGTGGTCTCCGGCGGACTCCGCCGCCGCCGTAGTCGCCGCGGCGGCGGAGCGGGAGGCGAGGGTGCAGAGGTACCGCGAGAAGCGCAAGAACCGCAGGTTCCACAAGACCATCCGCTACGCGTCCCGCAAGGCCTACGCCGAGGCGCGGCCGAGGATCAAGGGCCGCTTCGTCAAGCGCGCCGCcggcacctcctcctcctcctcctcgggcGCCGGCACACCCGACGACGGCAACGACGCCACGGGCGCCGCTGCCAAGTTCTGGCTCTCCTTCTCCGACGACGCCAGGGACGGCTTCTACGTGGACGCCGGGGCCTACGGGGTCGTGCCAAGCTTCTACAGAGTTCGTTCCGAACAACTCACAAGCTGA